The proteins below come from a single Chryseobacterium bernardetii genomic window:
- a CDS encoding alpha-glucuronidase — protein MRYLRLNILFFLIFPLLVSAEDGSQLWLRFPAKNGISADKIISKGNSPTLNIARKELSGHWQGQVVELRTENKEKNLKDGYKIVSTPEKIVISAGKEIGLLYGVYHILRLQQTKADLSHLNTVEKPSYDVRVLDHWDNLDGSIERGYAGRSLWKWEDLPGKISPRYEEYARANASVGINSVVLNNVNASPNMLREDYLKKVRVLADIFRPYGIKVYLSVNFSSPKVLGGLQNSDPLNKDVQKWWKDKAAEIYRLIPDFGGFLVKANSEGQPGPQDYGRTHADGANMMADALKPYNGIVMWRAFVYSPSKDDRAKQAYLEFVPLDGKFRDNVIIQIKNGPVDFQPREAFNPLFGALRKTSEMVEFQITQEYLGFSNHLVFLAPLFKETLDSDTYSDGQGSTIAKITDGTLRPAKISAISAVANIGEDTNWTGHHFAQANWYAFGRLAWNHQLSSEQIADEWIKMTFTDDQNFLNPVKEIMLSSRETAVDYMMPLGLHHIFAGGHHYGPEPWGDYKGGRPDWSPVYYHQADAQGLGFNRTKTGSNAVSQYFPPLNERYGNISTCPENLILWFHHVPWDYTMKDGKSLWDELCYTYDSGVKKVRDYQKTWDRMEPYIDKQRFADVQSKLKIQSKDAVWWKDACLLYFQTFSKKPIPYDIERPIHELEDLKKIKLNMGHHN, from the coding sequence ATGCGATATCTGAGACTCAACATTCTATTTTTTCTGATATTTCCGTTACTGGTTTCTGCGGAGGACGGAAGTCAGCTTTGGCTTCGGTTTCCTGCAAAAAACGGAATATCGGCAGATAAAATTATTTCCAAAGGGAACAGTCCCACGCTGAACATTGCCAGAAAAGAGCTGAGCGGCCACTGGCAGGGACAGGTGGTGGAACTTCGTACAGAAAACAAAGAGAAAAACCTGAAAGACGGCTACAAAATTGTTTCCACGCCTGAAAAAATTGTTATTTCTGCAGGAAAAGAAATAGGATTGTTGTACGGGGTCTATCATATCTTACGATTGCAGCAGACAAAGGCAGATCTGTCTCATTTAAATACTGTTGAAAAACCATCATACGATGTAAGAGTTCTGGATCATTGGGATAATCTCGACGGAAGTATTGAAAGAGGATATGCCGGAAGATCACTTTGGAAATGGGAAGATCTGCCAGGTAAAATTTCTCCGCGCTATGAAGAATATGCAAGAGCCAATGCTTCTGTAGGAATCAATTCTGTTGTTTTGAATAATGTGAATGCATCTCCCAATATGCTTAGGGAAGACTATCTTAAAAAAGTAAGGGTTCTGGCCGATATTTTCAGGCCTTATGGCATCAAGGTATATCTTTCCGTGAATTTTTCTTCACCTAAAGTGCTGGGCGGATTACAAAATTCAGATCCATTGAATAAAGACGTACAAAAGTGGTGGAAAGATAAAGCAGCTGAAATTTACAGATTAATTCCTGATTTCGGCGGGTTTTTGGTGAAAGCCAATTCCGAAGGGCAGCCGGGTCCTCAGGATTACGGAAGAACCCATGCAGACGGAGCCAATATGATGGCCGATGCCTTGAAACCTTACAACGGGATCGTGATGTGGAGAGCCTTTGTCTACAGTCCGAGCAAAGACGACAGAGCCAAACAGGCTTATCTTGAGTTTGTTCCTTTGGACGGTAAATTCAGGGATAATGTGATTATTCAGATCAAAAATGGTCCGGTTGATTTCCAGCCGCGTGAAGCATTTAATCCTCTTTTCGGTGCCTTAAGAAAGACTTCCGAAATGGTAGAATTTCAAATCACCCAGGAATATCTGGGCTTTTCAAACCATCTCGTTTTCCTGGCTCCTTTATTCAAGGAAACACTGGATAGCGACACCTATTCTGACGGCCAGGGTTCTACGATTGCTAAAATAACAGACGGGACTTTAAGACCCGCAAAAATTTCAGCCATTTCAGCCGTTGCCAATATCGGGGAAGATACCAACTGGACCGGGCATCATTTTGCTCAAGCCAACTGGTATGCATTCGGGAGATTAGCATGGAATCATCAGCTGAGTTCAGAGCAGATTGCCGATGAATGGATTAAAATGACCTTCACAGATGACCAGAACTTCCTGAATCCGGTAAAAGAAATCATGCTTTCATCCAGAGAAACTGCTGTGGATTATATGATGCCGTTAGGGTTACACCATATTTTTGCGGGAGGACATCACTATGGACCTGAACCATGGGGTGACTATAAAGGCGGAAGACCGGACTGGTCACCTGTCTACTACCATCAGGCTGATGCCCAGGGATTGGGTTTTAACAGGACAAAAACAGGAAGTAATGCTGTTTCACAGTATTTTCCACCATTGAATGAAAGGTACGGGAATATCTCAACCTGCCCGGAAAATCTTATTCTGTGGTTTCATCATGTTCCTTGGGATTATACGATGAAAGATGGAAAATCGCTGTGGGATGAACTGTGCTATACGTATGATTCCGGGGTGAAAAAGGTAAGGGATTATCAGAAAACCTGGGATAGAATGGAACCTTATATAGATAAACAAAGGTTTGCTGATGTTCAGTCAAAGCTTAAAATTCAATCTAAGGATGCGGTATGGTGGAAAGATGCCTGCCTGCTGTATTTCCAGACTTTTTCCAAAAAACCGATTCCTTATGACATTGAACGGCCTATTCACGAACTGGAAGATCTGAAAAAAATTAAATTGAATATGGGTCACCATAATTAA
- a CDS encoding AraC family transcriptional regulator, which translates to MKHVNPSFEAVRPTIGSSFTSLKFLTNENIKSHVWHYHPEIELIFVCKGSGKRQIGSSITYFSEGDLVLIGSNLPHCGLTNESTHNEYEMVIQFKPDFLGEPIWDIPEMQRISALLEKSKAGIVFGEEVKRKIGKEITEMHEASSLDKLCRFLKILDELSVTQDYRILNAGKYYLQTQVEDNERINLIFNYVKDHFKEAITLEEMADLANMKVPSFCRYFKKITNKTFTQFVNEYRITHALKLLAEQPLSITEVCFESGFNNFSYFNRTFKEYIQKSPSQYRKEFNYFME; encoded by the coding sequence ATGAAACATGTAAATCCTTCTTTTGAGGCCGTAAGACCTACTATAGGAAGCAGTTTTACCAGTCTTAAATTTCTGACTAATGAGAATATAAAATCTCATGTCTGGCATTACCATCCAGAGATTGAGCTGATCTTTGTCTGCAAAGGTTCCGGGAAAAGACAGATCGGAAGCAGCATTACCTATTTTTCAGAGGGAGATCTTGTGCTGATAGGAAGCAATCTTCCGCATTGTGGACTGACCAATGAAAGTACGCATAATGAGTATGAAATGGTGATCCAGTTTAAGCCTGATTTTTTAGGAGAACCTATCTGGGATATACCGGAAATGCAAAGGATTTCTGCTCTGCTTGAAAAATCAAAGGCAGGAATCGTCTTCGGGGAAGAGGTGAAGAGAAAAATCGGAAAAGAGATTACTGAGATGCATGAAGCTTCCTCACTGGACAAGCTGTGCAGATTTCTGAAAATATTGGATGAGCTGTCTGTTACACAGGATTACAGGATTTTAAATGCAGGAAAATATTACCTTCAGACACAGGTTGAAGACAATGAAAGGATCAATCTTATATTCAATTATGTTAAAGATCACTTCAAAGAAGCCATAACCCTCGAAGAAATGGCTGATCTTGCCAATATGAAAGTACCGTCTTTCTGCCGTTACTTTAAAAAAATTACCAATAAAACTTTTACGCAGTTTGTTAATGAATACAGAATTACCCATGCTCTCAAACTTCTGGCAGAGCAGCCTTTGAGTATCACGGAAGTCTGCTTTGAATCGGGGTTCAATAACTTCAGCTATTTTAACAGGACTTTCAAAGAATACATCCAAAAAAGTCCTTCACAATACCGTAAAGAATTTAATTATTTCATGGAGTAG
- the galK gene encoding galactokinase, with the protein MHEQLINPTLEKFRAEFREEPEHIFLSPGRINIIGEHVDYSDGFVLPAAIDKYICFAVRKLPQTNLCTIIAKDLGEEYTFDVTKEIKPVQQMWMNYILGVFSQLQQQENQFCGMEIVFSSTIPMGSGLSSSAALECGFAYILNELFDLHLTRKEIAVIGQRSEHTFAGVQCGIMDQFASVFGKENKVIMLDCNSLEHQYFDADLKGYSLLLFDSCVKHSHLTSGYNERRKDVEHGKKVLWEKFPEVEKFRDFTTTMLDSAKEEMGSVSHKRCLYLLKEIKRVEMAAKAISEGNIEYLGRLLAETHAGLSTEFEVSCNELDFLVENTLQQEGVLGARMMGGGFGGCSINLIQEDKAEKVIQAISEKYLEHFNIQMKVYQVKISDGIKEYTNEYII; encoded by the coding sequence ATGCATGAACAGTTAATCAACCCAACCCTAGAAAAGTTTAGAGCCGAATTCAGAGAAGAGCCTGAACACATTTTCCTTTCTCCCGGCAGAATTAATATTATCGGCGAGCATGTAGACTATAGCGATGGCTTTGTATTGCCGGCTGCCATAGATAAATACATCTGTTTTGCTGTCCGTAAACTCCCTCAGACAAACCTTTGTACCATCATAGCTAAGGATCTTGGAGAAGAATATACATTTGATGTTACAAAGGAGATAAAGCCGGTTCAGCAGATGTGGATGAACTATATTTTAGGCGTTTTCAGCCAGCTACAGCAACAGGAAAATCAATTTTGCGGAATGGAAATTGTTTTCAGCAGCACCATTCCGATGGGATCAGGACTTTCTTCCTCAGCTGCTCTTGAATGCGGTTTTGCCTATATCCTAAATGAACTTTTTGATTTGCATCTTACCAGGAAAGAAATCGCAGTGATCGGGCAAAGATCCGAACATACTTTTGCAGGAGTTCAGTGCGGAATTATGGATCAGTTTGCCTCCGTTTTCGGGAAGGAAAATAAGGTCATTATGCTCGATTGTAATTCCCTGGAACATCAATATTTTGATGCTGACCTTAAAGGATACAGCTTATTGCTTTTTGACAGCTGTGTAAAACATAGTCATCTGACATCCGGCTATAATGAAAGGCGTAAAGATGTTGAGCATGGAAAAAAAGTTTTATGGGAAAAATTCCCCGAAGTAGAGAAGTTTCGGGATTTTACCACGACTATGCTTGACAGTGCTAAAGAGGAAATGGGAAGTGTTTCACACAAAAGATGCCTCTACTTACTGAAAGAAATAAAGAGGGTAGAAATGGCAGCAAAAGCAATTTCAGAAGGAAATATTGAATACCTGGGAAGACTTCTCGCGGAAACTCACGCCGGGCTGTCCACTGAATTTGAGGTCAGCTGTAATGAGCTTGATTTTTTGGTTGAAAACACATTGCAGCAGGAAGGTGTGCTGGGAGCAAGAATGATGGGAGGTGGTTTCGGAGGCTGCAGTATCAACCTGATTCAGGAAGATAAAGCTGAAAAAGTAATTCAGGCTATCAGTGAAAAATATCTTGAACATTTTAATATCCAGATGAAAGTTTACCAGGTTAAAATTTCAGACGGGATAAAAGAATATACCAATGAATACATCATTTGA
- a CDS encoding UDP-glucose--hexose-1-phosphate uridylyltransferase, whose amino-acid sequence MNTSFDPKKHPHRRYNPLLDEWLLVSPQRANRPWQGQREETVAENRPEYDPDCYLCSGNIRANGDRNPEYKGTYVFNNDFGALLNQEVDFSEQQSGFFTLLPERGINRVVCFSENHSLTLPEMSVEHIKNVVDVWQEQFNELATMDHINYVQIFENKGSIMGCSNPHPHGQIWAQSSIPAMVQKTQDQLKSYFEKNKRTLLEDYLEQEIAAGERIVTVNEHFAALVPFWASWPYETMIVSKQKRENISAFSEAEKESFAAVLKDLTTIYDNLFETSFPYSAGIHQSPTDGKEHPEWHFHMHFYPPLLRSAEVKKFMVGYEMLAEPQRDITPEQSATILRNLSTIHYKKK is encoded by the coding sequence ATGAATACATCATTTGACCCTAAAAAACATCCCCACAGAAGATACAATCCTCTTTTGGATGAATGGTTACTGGTTTCTCCACAACGGGCAAACCGTCCATGGCAGGGACAGAGAGAAGAAACAGTAGCAGAAAACCGTCCTGAATATGACCCGGACTGCTATCTCTGCTCAGGAAATATACGTGCTAACGGAGATCGTAACCCTGAATATAAAGGAACCTATGTCTTTAACAATGACTTTGGAGCATTACTAAATCAAGAAGTTGATTTTTCTGAGCAACAGTCAGGATTTTTTACCCTTCTTCCGGAACGTGGAATCAACAGGGTGGTTTGTTTTTCTGAAAATCACAGCCTTACTTTGCCGGAAATGTCTGTGGAACACATCAAAAATGTGGTGGATGTATGGCAGGAGCAGTTCAATGAGCTGGCCACTATGGACCATATCAATTATGTTCAGATTTTTGAAAATAAAGGAAGCATCATGGGCTGCAGCAACCCTCATCCGCATGGTCAGATATGGGCACAGTCGTCCATTCCGGCAATGGTTCAGAAAACCCAGGATCAGCTGAAATCGTATTTTGAAAAAAATAAAAGAACATTACTGGAAGACTATCTTGAGCAGGAAATCGCAGCTGGTGAGCGCATTGTTACAGTAAATGAACACTTTGCCGCATTGGTGCCGTTTTGGGCTTCTTGGCCTTACGAAACAATGATTGTCAGCAAACAGAAAAGAGAAAATATTTCGGCATTTTCTGAAGCGGAAAAAGAATCTTTTGCTGCTGTCCTCAAGGATCTGACCACAATATATGACAACCTTTTTGAAACTTCATTTCCTTATTCTGCGGGAATTCATCAATCTCCAACAGACGGAAAAGAGCATCCGGAATGGCATTTTCATATGCACTTTTATCCGCCGTTGCTCAGAAGTGCGGAAGTAAAAAAATTTATGGTAGGATATGAAATGCTTGCAGAGCCTCAACGGGACATTACCCCGGAGCAAAGTGCTACAATATTAAGAAACCTTTCCACCATTCATTACAAGAAAAAATAA
- a CDS encoding HAD family hydrolase, with protein MEQIKLIVTDMDGTFLNSSHEMSPEFSEVYKELKKRNIVFVPASGRQMPGITHYFGEIESEIGFIAENGGYVIYKDQELFADTLEYKYIVEIIKAVREIPGAKAVLSAKKMAYYETEDQQFVDFFSKYYTENMKKDDLTEKIDDTAFKIAVYHPDGSEKYLYPALKKFEEFGLEVVVSGAYWLDVMNKDINKGNALKILQKSLGISPENTMAFGDYMNDIEMLKNAKYSYAMQNAHPNVKQVANFEACTNDSFGVLKTIKDYLHLN; from the coding sequence ATGGAACAGATTAAATTAATTGTGACGGACATGGACGGGACGTTTCTCAACTCCAGCCATGAAATGAGCCCTGAGTTTTCAGAAGTTTATAAAGAACTGAAAAAAAGAAATATCGTATTTGTGCCGGCAAGCGGAAGACAGATGCCGGGCATTACCCATTATTTCGGAGAAATAGAAAGTGAGATCGGTTTTATTGCTGAAAACGGAGGATACGTTATTTATAAAGACCAGGAACTTTTCGCTGATACGCTGGAATACAAATATATCGTTGAAATTATTAAAGCTGTCCGTGAAATACCGGGTGCCAAAGCCGTATTATCAGCCAAAAAGATGGCGTATTACGAAACCGAAGATCAGCAGTTTGTAGACTTTTTCTCCAAATACTATACTGAAAACATGAAGAAGGATGACCTGACGGAGAAAATTGATGATACCGCCTTCAAAATAGCAGTATACCATCCGGATGGCTCTGAAAAATATCTGTATCCGGCGCTGAAAAAATTTGAGGAATTCGGTCTGGAAGTAGTGGTTTCGGGAGCGTATTGGCTGGATGTTATGAATAAAGATATCAATAAAGGAAATGCTTTGAAAATCCTTCAGAAATCGTTGGGCATTTCTCCTGAAAATACGATGGCTTTCGGGGATTATATGAACGATATAGAAATGCTGAAGAATGCCAAATATTCTTACGCCATGCAAAATGCCCATCCGAACGTAAAGCAGGTGGCTAATTTTGAAGCATGTACCAATGACAGCTTCGGAGTTCTGAAAACCATTAAGGATTATCTGCATCTGAATTAA
- a CDS encoding ArsR family transcriptional regulator — MNTSTGRKPAKTCYEHIGGKLGQLLLEQFVEKGWIAKENPSDRHYYITEKGQEEFTKLGLDLSQIKAE; from the coding sequence ATGAATACATCAACCGGAAGAAAACCCGCTAAAACCTGCTATGAGCATATCGGTGGAAAATTAGGACAGCTTCTCTTGGAACAGTTCGTTGAGAAAGGCTGGATTGCCAAGGAAAATCCTTCAGACCGTCACTATTATATTACAGAAAAAGGACAGGAAGAATTTACAAAACTGGGTCTTGATCTGTCACAAATAAAGGCAGAATAA
- a CDS encoding alpha/beta fold hydrolase: MSTLTLKDGTEIFYKDQGQGPVLMFHHGWPLSSDDWDAQVIFFLQKGYRVVTHDRRGHGRSSQNIYNHTIEQYASDAAELVEFLDLKDVVHIGHSTGGGEVIRYVNKYANGRAKKAVLISAIPPVMVKSENNPDGVPMEVFDNIREQTLNNRNQFYYDLTIPFYGYNREGADVKDGVQRNWWRQGLMGGIVAHYDGIKAFSETDLTEDLKAVDIPVLVLHGEDDQIVPIENSAIKSAKLLKNGKLITYPGFPHGMPTTEHPTINKDILAFITE; encoded by the coding sequence ATGAGCACATTAACATTAAAAGACGGAACAGAAATTTTTTACAAAGATCAGGGGCAGGGACCTGTATTAATGTTTCACCACGGATGGCCTTTATCATCTGACGATTGGGATGCACAGGTGATTTTCTTTTTACAAAAAGGCTACAGAGTGGTTACCCACGACAGAAGAGGCCACGGACGTTCAAGCCAGAATATTTACAACCACACTATTGAACAATACGCTTCTGATGCTGCAGAACTGGTTGAATTTTTAGATCTGAAAGATGTTGTCCACATTGGACATTCAACAGGCGGTGGTGAAGTGATCCGTTATGTTAACAAATATGCAAACGGAAGAGCTAAGAAAGCGGTTCTGATCAGCGCCATTCCACCGGTAATGGTGAAAAGTGAAAACAATCCAGACGGCGTTCCTATGGAAGTTTTCGACAACATCAGGGAGCAGACCCTGAACAACAGAAACCAGTTTTATTATGATCTTACTATTCCGTTCTATGGCTACAACAGAGAAGGTGCTGATGTAAAAGACGGCGTACAGAGAAACTGGTGGAGACAGGGATTAATGGGTGGAATTGTTGCTCATTATGATGGGATCAAAGCCTTTTCTGAAACAGATTTAACCGAAGATTTAAAAGCTGTTGATATTCCGGTATTGGTTCTTCACGGTGAAGATGACCAGATTGTACCGATTGAAAATTCAGCGATAAAATCAGCCAAATTACTGAAGAACGGAAAACTGATTACCTATCCGGGATTCCCTCACGGTATGCCGACTACAGAGCATCCAACCATCAACAAAGATATTTTAGCTTTTATCACAGAATAA
- a CDS encoding hydrolase: MKPSSKLLSPENHALVLIDFEGQMAFATKSISMNELRNNVAVLCGASKIFNVPTIVTTVAEQSFSGPVFPEIEEAFPMATSGYIDRTTMNTWEDEAAYKAITATQKQKLVFAGLWTGVCIVGPALSALEEGYDVYVITDACGDVSDEAHERAVQRMIHSGVKPMTSIQYILELQRDWARQETYGPVTDLMKKYGASYGLGIHYAHHMLNH, encoded by the coding sequence ATGAAACCATCATCAAAACTCCTTTCCCCTGAAAATCATGCACTGGTACTGATTGATTTTGAAGGACAAATGGCATTTGCCACCAAAAGTATCTCCATGAATGAGCTGCGTAATAACGTTGCGGTACTGTGTGGTGCTTCTAAAATATTCAATGTTCCGACTATCGTCACCACAGTTGCCGAACAAAGCTTTTCAGGTCCCGTTTTCCCTGAAATTGAAGAAGCATTTCCTATGGCAACTTCAGGATATATCGACAGAACAACCATGAACACATGGGAAGATGAAGCTGCTTATAAAGCAATTACAGCAACCCAGAAGCAAAAACTGGTTTTCGCAGGGCTTTGGACAGGTGTATGTATCGTAGGACCGGCTTTGTCTGCACTTGAGGAAGGCTATGACGTGTATGTCATTACCGATGCCTGCGGAGACGTAAGTGATGAAGCGCATGAAAGAGCCGTACAGAGAATGATCCATTCGGGAGTAAAGCCTATGACTTCCATTCAGTATATCCTGGAACTTCAGAGAGACTGGGCACGCCAGGAAACCTATGGTCCTGTAACTGACCTTATGAAAAAATATGGTGCTTCTTACGGATTAGGGATCCACTATGCTCACCATATGCTGAATCACTAA
- a CDS encoding alginate export family protein: protein MLKSAPSILFLKAFIITVLLYSETVSSQSFKLLRYDENYEYLKDSTKSFYDKIKYLPLNEKKDIYLSLGGEARYEYVDFNNEDWGRLKIGHNDFFLQRYDLHADWHFGKNFRIFSQIRSALQNGRKNGSRGIDEDQLSIQNLFLDAGLVNKEDQKLIVRLGRQELDYGSGRLISVREGPNARLSFTGAKIMYSYKNVSVDAFAMMADSVKTGVFDNTLSKQLNLWGLYSKIIIPEAGNLDLYYLGIRRDESVFEAGTAREKRHTVGGRMWKYGGGFIYNLEAAYQFGRFGNEKISAWTGSVDIGYLFENLTFSPSINLRNDYISGDHSKSDGKLNTFNPLYPKGGYFGFSPQVGPVNLIDIHPYMNLDLTSRLKMQMDVVFNWRYSLNDGVYRPSGVLNRPGSNSDKRYIGTAYLTSFTYNFNKHFSLVSGLQYFHKGPFIEDIIQDAKSGVFWNIRLGFKF from the coding sequence ATGTTGAAATCTGCACCTTCAATACTGTTCTTAAAAGCTTTTATCATAACAGTTCTTTTATATTCTGAAACGGTCTCGTCCCAGAGTTTTAAACTTCTGAGGTATGACGAAAATTATGAATATCTGAAAGATTCCACAAAGAGCTTTTATGACAAAATTAAATATCTCCCTCTCAATGAAAAGAAAGATATCTATCTCTCATTGGGTGGCGAGGCAAGGTATGAATATGTGGATTTCAACAATGAAGATTGGGGACGGCTTAAGATAGGACACAACGATTTTTTTCTCCAACGTTATGACCTTCATGCAGACTGGCATTTCGGGAAAAACTTCAGAATATTTTCACAGATCAGAAGTGCTTTACAGAACGGAAGAAAAAACGGTTCAAGAGGCATTGATGAAGACCAGCTGAGTATTCAGAATCTCTTTCTGGATGCAGGTTTGGTGAATAAGGAAGATCAGAAGCTGATAGTGAGGCTGGGAAGACAGGAGCTGGACTACGGTTCCGGAAGATTAATTTCTGTAAGGGAAGGGCCGAATGCAAGGCTGTCTTTTACAGGAGCTAAAATCATGTATTCCTATAAAAATGTTTCCGTAGATGCTTTTGCAATGATGGCAGACTCTGTCAAGACTGGCGTTTTTGATAATACCCTTTCAAAGCAGCTTAATCTTTGGGGACTTTATTCCAAAATCATTATTCCTGAAGCGGGGAATCTGGATCTGTATTATCTCGGAATCCGTAGAGACGAATCTGTTTTTGAAGCCGGAACAGCAAGAGAAAAGCGCCATACAGTTGGCGGAAGGATGTGGAAATATGGCGGCGGATTTATCTATAACCTGGAAGCGGCCTATCAGTTCGGACGCTTTGGAAACGAAAAGATCAGTGCCTGGACGGGATCTGTAGATATCGGTTATCTGTTTGAAAATCTTACATTCAGTCCAAGCATCAATCTGAGAAACGATTATATATCAGGAGATCATTCTAAAAGTGACGGCAAGCTCAATACATTTAATCCTTTATATCCGAAAGGTGGGTATTTCGGCTTCAGCCCGCAGGTAGGACCTGTCAATTTAATTGATATTCATCCGTATATGAATCTTGATCTGACTTCCAGACTCAAAATGCAGATGGATGTTGTCTTCAACTGGCGATATTCCCTGAACGACGGAGTTTACCGACCGAGCGGAGTATTGAACCGTCCCGGAAGCAACTCAGATAAAAGGTATATCGGAACGGCTTATTTAACCAGCTTTACCTATAATTTCAACAAACATTTCTCTTTGGTGAGCGGACTTCAGTATTTCCACAAAGGACCTTTTATTGAAGATATCATTCAGGATGCAAAAAGCGGTGTTTTCTGGAATATCCGGCTGGGATTCAAATTTTAA
- a CDS encoding M17 family peptidase N-terminal domain-containing protein, translating to MQNSISKYINWSKTLFTALILATAGTHFVSAQAATEKTAIGTSKTWGTVDGISVVGLVQGPSAAKADLQIACVFEYTEGDIFNPPALPKELNGMVHLDEALKGIITEVRKKGKFKGHALETLLINPPKGSLASGKLLLIGLGNRNSFDAELMKEVGSVAMREALKLQVHIVSFASDIKDAGIDSPTALVAENVVLGAFDAYRTQLYLNSQHLSDKMKLKKLILLAGPSFFTVAGGGIQDAISKLNTK from the coding sequence ATGCAAAATTCAATTTCAAAATACATCAATTGGTCAAAAACACTCTTTACAGCATTGATTTTGGCAACTGCGGGAACCCACTTCGTTTCAGCACAGGCTGCTACAGAAAAAACAGCAATCGGAACCTCAAAAACATGGGGAACTGTTGACGGAATTTCTGTTGTAGGACTGGTACAGGGACCCTCTGCTGCCAAAGCAGATTTGCAGATTGCCTGTGTTTTCGAGTATACGGAAGGAGATATTTTCAATCCGCCGGCGCTTCCCAAAGAACTGAACGGAATGGTTCATCTGGATGAAGCATTAAAAGGAATTATTACAGAAGTCCGTAAAAAAGGAAAATTCAAAGGACATGCCCTGGAAACCTTATTAATTAATCCTCCAAAAGGAAGCCTTGCCTCCGGAAAACTGCTGTTGATCGGCCTGGGGAACAGAAACTCTTTCGATGCCGAGCTTATGAAAGAAGTAGGAAGTGTTGCGATGAGAGAAGCTTTGAAACTGCAGGTACATATCGTATCCTTTGCCAGCGATATCAAAGACGCAGGAATTGATTCTCCAACCGCTTTAGTGGCAGAAAATGTGGTTTTGGGCGCTTTTGACGCCTATCGTACCCAGTTATATTTAAATAGTCAGCACCTATCCGACAAAATGAAATTAAAAAAACTGATTCTGCTGGCCGGGCCGTCATTTTTCACCGTTGCCGGAGGAGGAATTCAGGATGCTATTTCGAAGTTGAACACCAAATAA